In Oceanobacillus sp. FSL K6-2867, one DNA window encodes the following:
- a CDS encoding type II secretion system protein, whose product MQNHNGFTLIEVLIASGIVFTVIATFSPIISTLHTEQKVLSERRKLAYALHDELQQFIWNTNTLLPKEFIQTIDENKEVQFKFQQENGVIKGCAKWNNAKNNNEKLCFYGLPES is encoded by the coding sequence TTGCAAAACCATAATGGATTTACATTAATAGAAGTTTTAATTGCATCCGGTATTGTTTTCACCGTCATTGCTACATTTTCGCCAATTATTTCCACACTTCATACAGAGCAGAAAGTATTAAGTGAGCGTCGTAAATTAGCATATGCGCTGCACGATGAATTACAGCAATTTATTTGGAATACAAATACACTGCTTCCTAAAGAGTTCATACAAACAATTGATGAAAATAAGGAAGTACAATTTAAATTTCAGCAAGAAAATGGGGTTATTAAAGGATGTGCAAAATGGAATAATGCGAAAAATAATAACGAAAAACTCTGCTTCTATGGATTACCGGAATCATGA
- a CDS encoding YqzE family protein, producing MSGNDYLKFMTEQVVSYLDLPSEERRKRKEAHKQQHSFYTTRWFGMLPFTLKIMFHKENSR from the coding sequence ATGTCAGGAAATGATTATCTGAAATTTATGACTGAACAAGTCGTTTCGTATTTAGACTTACCATCCGAGGAAAGAAGGAAAAGAAAAGAAGCACATAAACAGCAGCATTCCTTTTACACGACAAGATGGTTTGGTATGCTTCCATTTACTTTAAAAATAATGTTCCATAAGGAGAATAGCAGATAA
- the comGF gene encoding competence type IV pilus minor pilin ComGF, whose amino-acid sequence MQNGIMRKIITKNSASMDYRNHERGFTFVTVLCMMVFLSVSLPLLSYLIQSINSTSNYTEISVQQFFQFVRDDIIDATNIQVTKEKLYFVKLHEQDTATLELYGSNVRRQVDGKGHEIYLRDVEGISFTSLPYGVQVTVITTSGEKYEKKLAYYE is encoded by the coding sequence GTGCAAAATGGAATAATGCGAAAAATAATAACGAAAAACTCTGCTTCTATGGATTACCGGAATCATGAAAGAGGATTTACATTTGTCACCGTTTTATGCATGATGGTCTTTCTTTCTGTCAGCTTACCTCTTTTGAGCTATTTAATTCAAAGTATAAATTCCACATCGAATTATACTGAAATTTCTGTGCAGCAATTTTTCCAATTTGTTCGGGATGATATTATTGACGCTACGAACATCCAAGTAACAAAGGAAAAGCTGTATTTTGTTAAGTTACATGAACAAGATACAGCGACGCTTGAACTGTATGGATCAAATGTTAGAAGACAAGTCGATGGAAAAGGACATGAGATTTATCTTCGGGATGTTGAAGGTATTTCCTTCACTTCACTGCCCTACGGGGTTCAAGTTACCGTAATTACTACATCAGGAGAAAAATATGAAAAAAAACTCGCTTATTATGAATGA
- the comGA gene encoding competence type IV pilus ATPase ComGA — translation MNPTATFSNNLLNAAIKENASDIHFYPFNNNTNIYFRIQGKRVKHNLIQLKQYEQLLTYYKFIAGMDIGESRKPQNGTIQHKTATNLFSLRLSTLPLHQTESLAIRILPQETKLTLDQLFLFKSQLNKIKEWMSNRAGIILLTGPTGSGKTTALYALLESILKEKSYQTITLEDPIEKNMDNILQVQVNEKAGITYQTGLKAALRHDPDIIMVGEIRDKHTAEFAFEASLTGHLVLSTLHAKNAIGTIHRLVDMGIKRSDMKQSLIAVAALQLLPLQMGNDITRRAAILELLEGALLENIIEGNESTELHTFHSFEYLRKKAYAYGFISETVYHS, via the coding sequence TTGAATCCCACTGCAACTTTTTCGAATAATCTGCTCAATGCTGCAATTAAAGAGAACGCTTCAGACATTCACTTTTATCCATTTAACAATAATACGAATATTTACTTCCGTATCCAAGGAAAAAGAGTCAAGCATAACCTCATTCAGCTAAAACAATATGAACAGCTGCTCACCTACTACAAATTCATTGCCGGAATGGATATTGGTGAATCAAGAAAACCTCAAAATGGAACTATCCAGCATAAAACTGCAACGAATTTATTTTCCTTACGTTTATCAACGCTTCCTCTCCATCAAACAGAAAGTTTGGCAATCAGAATCCTCCCGCAAGAAACAAAACTTACACTGGATCAACTTTTTCTTTTTAAAAGCCAACTAAATAAAATAAAGGAATGGATGTCGAATCGTGCCGGTATTATCCTGCTGACTGGTCCAACCGGGAGTGGTAAGACGACAGCGTTATATGCTTTGCTGGAATCCATCTTAAAGGAAAAGTCGTACCAAACCATTACATTGGAGGATCCTATTGAAAAAAACATGGATAATATCTTACAAGTGCAAGTAAATGAAAAAGCTGGCATTACGTATCAAACAGGTTTAAAAGCTGCGTTAAGGCATGACCCGGATATTATTATGGTAGGTGAAATCCGTGACAAGCATACAGCCGAATTTGCATTTGAAGCTTCCCTGACAGGACACCTTGTTTTAAGCACATTACATGCAAAAAATGCCATAGGGACAATTCATCGTTTAGTCGATATGGGTATCAAGAGAAGTGATATGAAACAATCACTTATAGCGGTTGCCGCATTGCAATTACTTCCACTGCAGATGGGTAACGATATTACAAGGAGGGCAGCGATTCTTGAATTACTCGAAGGGGCATTATTAGAAAATATCATTGAAGGAAACGAATCAACTGAGCTTCATACATTTCATTCATTTGAGTATTTAAGAAAGAAGGCTTACGCTTATGGTTTCATATCTGAAACAGTTTATCATTCGTAA
- the comGB gene encoding competence type IV pilus assembly protein ComGB, whose amino-acid sequence MVSYLKQFIIRKKMLNSSLQLRFLQLLHRLLTNGYPLWEAIETIKWNRELVKPAASILNSLEDGLSIEEAFEKAKFHPMITSYLHFAKRNGDLEGSIKKCAAMYEYRIKNTNKFKQAARYPLILLFIFALLLSFIKQSVLPSFQDIFQASPTASSTVQLSIILIEMLTTITTVLFIVFTILLLVWFLTKDNLPIEKQLKIYRTIPLYRSFLRLQTSFYFATHFSSLLKTGMSFKEILDHMTQQNKLPIISYYTRQMTSELSRGVHISSLLTVFYFLEGQLTNIFSKNADAQSLEKDLSIYGELLMEEIQRKIIKVITLIQPVFFAVLAGFIIFIYITLMWPMFQLIKTI is encoded by the coding sequence ATGGTTTCATATCTGAAACAGTTTATCATTCGTAAAAAAATGCTGAACAGTTCTCTGCAGCTTCGATTCCTGCAACTATTGCACCGTTTATTAACAAATGGTTATCCGTTGTGGGAAGCGATTGAAACAATCAAGTGGAATAGAGAATTGGTAAAGCCCGCGGCCAGTATTTTAAATTCTCTTGAAGATGGTTTGTCTATTGAGGAAGCATTTGAAAAAGCTAAATTTCATCCAATGATTACGTCATACCTTCATTTTGCAAAAAGAAATGGAGATCTTGAAGGGAGCATCAAAAAGTGTGCAGCTATGTACGAATATCGAATAAAAAATACAAATAAGTTTAAACAAGCAGCCAGATACCCACTTATTTTATTGTTTATCTTCGCTTTGCTCCTATCCTTTATAAAACAAAGTGTTCTTCCTTCTTTTCAAGATATTTTCCAAGCAAGCCCGACCGCTTCATCAACCGTCCAGCTTTCCATTATATTAATTGAAATGCTTACCACCATCACTACTGTTTTATTCATTGTATTCACAATTTTACTTCTTGTATGGTTTCTGACGAAGGATAACCTTCCAATTGAAAAGCAATTGAAGATTTACCGGACAATCCCTCTTTATCGCAGCTTCTTAAGGCTGCAAACGTCCTTTTACTTTGCTACGCACTTCAGTTCCCTGCTTAAAACAGGAATGTCTTTTAAAGAAATACTCGACCACATGACACAGCAAAATAAATTGCCTATTATCTCTTACTACACACGGCAAATGACTTCAGAATTATCAAGAGGTGTTCATATTTCCAGTTTACTAACCGTTTTTTATTTCCTGGAAGGACAATTGACGAATATATTCAGTAAGAATGCGGACGCACAATCATTGGAAAAAGACTTAAGTATCTACGGAGAGCTGTTAATGGAGGAAATTCAAAGAAAAATTATTAAAGTCATCACATTAATCCAACCAGTATTTTTTGCAGTTTTGGCTGGATTCATCATTTTTATCTATATAACGTTAATGTGGCCAATGTTCCAGTTAATTAAAACAATCTAA
- a CDS encoding helix-turn-helix domain-containing protein has product MDNTLKVTNVLSDPTRYHIYQYIFREHRDVSVVEIANHFDVHPNVARMHLSKLEEINLVTTHFKRTGKGGRPGKMYQISEEVIELSFPSRDYKTLSSIALESLMELGEIGERALYSTGKKYGQQYIEDFQTDNYSMLSSKDKLRMLEQATEELGLLPSFMYDEANNTVRFFVNNCPFKELVLKNQTVVCQMHYLFLKGMFDVLFEGSALQMEGNMFTDNCGNCSYRANLAIVP; this is encoded by the coding sequence GTGGACAATACACTAAAAGTTACTAATGTTTTAAGTGATCCAACAAGGTACCATATTTACCAATATATTTTTAGAGAACATAGAGACGTAAGCGTAGTTGAAATTGCAAATCATTTTGATGTGCACCCTAATGTAGCAAGAATGCACTTATCAAAACTTGAAGAGATAAACCTTGTCACAACTCATTTTAAAAGAACGGGAAAAGGCGGAAGGCCAGGAAAAATGTACCAAATCTCTGAAGAAGTCATTGAATTAAGCTTCCCATCTAGGGATTATAAAACCCTCTCTTCAATTGCATTGGAATCATTAATGGAGCTTGGTGAAATTGGCGAACGGGCGCTCTATTCCACAGGTAAAAAGTATGGACAACAATATATAGAGGATTTTCAAACAGATAATTATTCTATGCTTTCCAGCAAGGACAAACTTCGTATGCTTGAGCAAGCAACAGAAGAACTGGGGCTCCTCCCTTCTTTTATGTATGATGAAGCAAATAATACCGTTCGTTTCTTCGTGAATAACTGTCCTTTTAAAGAGTTAGTGTTGAAAAATCAAACGGTTGTTTGTCAAATGCACTATCTGTTTTTAAAAGGAATGTTTGATGTCTTATTTGAAGGATCAGCTTTACAAATGGAAGGAAATATGTTTACTGATAATTGCGGAAATTGCAGTTATCGGGCTAATCTTGCAATTGTTCCATGA
- a CDS encoding MBL fold metallo-hydrolase: MKVKGMPLGPIGTNCYIVYSKGNALLIDPGAEADKIKAFLEREKLRVQAILLTHAHFDHIAALDEIRKAVGADVYIHENELSWLSDPQMNGSYKLLGNEIVMKPADFTFNIGPMKIGDFTFEVIHTPGHSPGSVSLIFDQDEFIISGDVLFYHGIGRTDLPGGNMKEIEASIKNKLYQLNDSCTVYPGHGPQTTIGEEKQNNPFVRA, translated from the coding sequence ATGAAAGTAAAGGGAATGCCGTTAGGTCCAATTGGCACAAATTGTTATATTGTTTATAGTAAAGGAAACGCTTTGCTAATCGACCCAGGTGCAGAGGCAGATAAAATTAAAGCATTTTTAGAACGTGAGAAACTTCGCGTTCAAGCAATCTTATTGACCCATGCCCATTTTGACCATATTGCTGCCCTAGATGAAATAAGAAAAGCAGTCGGTGCAGACGTGTATATACATGAAAATGAGCTTTCTTGGTTGTCAGATCCACAAATGAATGGATCCTATAAGCTATTAGGAAATGAAATTGTTATGAAGCCAGCTGATTTTACATTTAATATAGGCCCAATGAAGATAGGAGATTTTACGTTTGAAGTTATACATACACCTGGTCATTCCCCTGGTAGTGTAAGCCTTATCTTTGATCAAGATGAATTCATTATCAGTGGAGATGTTTTGTTCTATCATGGTATTGGCAGAACTGACCTTCCAGGTGGGAACATGAAAGAAATTGAGGCTTCGATAAAAAATAAATTGTATCAATTAAACGATTCCTGCACGGTTTACCCTGGACATGGGCCTCAGACAACTATTGGCGAAGAAAAGCAGAACAATCCTTTTGTTCGTGCATGA
- a CDS encoding DUF2759 family protein, whose product MGHLILAIVLLFVALLAVVSVIRQLKYKNLFALAFSALTALAFGFFSIATIISEIAG is encoded by the coding sequence ATGGGACATCTTATTTTAGCAATCGTATTATTATTCGTCGCATTACTTGCTGTAGTTTCAGTTATTCGTCAACTGAAGTATAAAAATCTATTTGCTTTAGCGTTTTCAGCTTTGACAGCATTGGCGTTTGGATTTTTTTCAATTGCAACCATTATTTCAGAAATCGCTGGATAA
- the comGC gene encoding competence type IV pilus major pilin ComGC, protein MFNNNRGFTLIEMLIVLLIISVLIILIVPNLGDRSNEVHSKGCEALVTIVQGQVDVYYMENNSYPNSLDALVSDYLTEDQLTCPNGEDLNLSADGNVSAP, encoded by the coding sequence ATGTTTAATAACAACCGTGGTTTTACGTTAATTGAAATGCTAATTGTTTTGTTAATCATATCTGTCTTAATCATCCTTATTGTTCCCAACCTGGGTGATCGGAGCAATGAGGTTCACAGCAAAGGCTGTGAGGCACTTGTAACCATCGTTCAAGGTCAAGTAGATGTTTATTATATGGAAAATAACTCGTATCCGAACAGTTTAGATGCATTAGTTTCTGATTATCTAACTGAAGATCAGCTCACCTGTCCTAATGGAGAGGATTTAAACTTATCAGCAGATGGAAATGTATCGGCACCTTAA
- a CDS encoding YqhG family protein — protein sequence MAITNLNEFLTDYFSAKDCDIISNQDGVLQVQLNEQMDRELMNRPFYWHYIKKIGRTGDPMQLTLITNPKKRDTQGEWIHFGSPRLQQIMNHLKEKEKFTKLFQSMDVTEKTPLHPWLVVNFKISYQGQHKKDEIISIGLHLVNGMMKLDMMNLLSKFSLQTTISDYCFTLSPIIKIKSGYLRLEAVLSNYIEEQEHTWAEKSAERLQEEIQTLKHFYQDNTDNEQMKKEQDELMKRYQPKITMNIINGGIVYLQQQAL from the coding sequence ATGGCAATTACTAATTTAAATGAATTTTTAACAGATTACTTTTCCGCAAAAGATTGCGACATTATCTCAAATCAAGATGGCGTATTACAAGTCCAGTTAAATGAACAAATGGATCGCGAGCTAATGAATCGTCCATTTTACTGGCACTATATTAAAAAAATAGGCCGTACTGGAGATCCTATGCAGCTTACGTTGATAACTAATCCGAAAAAACGTGATACACAAGGAGAATGGATTCACTTTGGCAGTCCTCGGCTGCAGCAAATTATGAATCATTTAAAGGAAAAAGAAAAATTTACGAAGCTTTTTCAATCTATGGATGTGACAGAAAAAACACCTTTACATCCGTGGTTAGTCGTTAATTTTAAAATCAGCTATCAAGGCCAGCATAAAAAGGATGAAATCATTTCAATTGGTTTGCATTTGGTTAACGGGATGATGAAGTTAGATATGATGAATCTGTTGTCGAAGTTTTCACTGCAAACAACGATTTCCGATTATTGCTTTACCCTCTCTCCCATAATCAAAATTAAAAGTGGTTATCTGCGTTTAGAGGCAGTTTTGTCAAACTATATTGAAGAACAGGAACATACGTGGGCTGAGAAATCAGCAGAACGGTTGCAAGAAGAAATTCAAACACTAAAACATTTTTATCAAGACAACACAGACAATGAGCAAATGAAAAAGGAACAGGATGAATTAATGAAACGTTATCAGCCGAAAATAACAATGAACATAATTAATGGAGGCATCGTGTATTTGCAACAGCAAGCGCTATAA
- a CDS encoding LTA synthase family protein, giving the protein MKFKRPTIPLYIIAALLFGLKTYFVYRFMFDIELDNSMQELILFINPLVSAFLIFTISVWFNKRSRQMKFIRYTAFIVSFVVFANLVFYRQFTDFITIPQLFMGSNMADLGSSILTLIKPYDILFFADAALIWYLSKKQEAKLSVAYPKSGKVFALAMSLALLAGNFFLAEMERPQLFTRAFDREYLVKNIGLFNYHVYDLVVHSKTESQRVFADGNEIPEIQEYINEHIKVTGKSDMFGAAEGKNVIFINAESLQQFVINNEVNGEEVTPFLNSLTDDEDTYYFENFYEQTGQGNTSDSEFLIENSLYPLSRGAVFFTHGGNEYHALPEIIKEEGYTSSVLHANNKSFWNRDGMYKSLNIDNFYDEAAYEITPENSVGWGLKDKPFFEQSIKYLQSMEQPFYTKFITLTNHFPFELGEEDQSIDPYDSNSNTLNNYFPAVRYMDEALEDFFDQLKEAGIYEDSIIIIMGDHIGISANHNRAMSMYLDKEEITPYDQVQLQRVPMFIHIPGDGNGKVMSEVTGQIDMKPTILSLLGIEAEDDLYFGNDVFSDNRKGYIALRNGDFISDDYISTYGMCYDRETGEPIEVDSEESETNSEVESQNGSVNACSPISEKVATELSYSDNLVYGDLFRFIDFDDKEAVK; this is encoded by the coding sequence ATGAAGTTTAAACGACCCACAATCCCCTTATATATAATCGCAGCATTATTATTTGGGCTAAAAACATACTTTGTTTATCGATTTATGTTTGACATTGAATTGGACAATTCAATGCAGGAGTTAATTTTATTTATTAACCCACTTGTCTCAGCCTTTCTTATTTTTACAATTAGCGTGTGGTTTAACAAGCGTTCTCGTCAAATGAAGTTTATAAGGTATACAGCCTTCATAGTTTCCTTTGTCGTCTTCGCAAATCTTGTATTCTATCGTCAATTTACCGATTTTATTACAATTCCGCAGTTGTTTATGGGGAGCAATATGGCAGACTTAGGGTCAAGTATTTTAACCTTAATCAAGCCTTATGACATCCTGTTTTTTGCAGATGCCGCGCTAATTTGGTATTTAAGTAAAAAACAAGAAGCAAAATTGTCGGTAGCATATCCGAAAAGTGGAAAAGTATTTGCATTAGCAATGTCATTAGCACTGCTTGCAGGAAACTTTTTCCTGGCAGAAATGGAAAGACCACAGTTATTTACACGAGCTTTTGATCGTGAGTATTTAGTTAAAAACATTGGATTGTTTAACTATCATGTATATGATCTTGTTGTTCACTCCAAGACGGAATCACAGCGTGTCTTTGCAGATGGAAATGAAATTCCGGAAATTCAAGAATATATTAACGAACATATAAAGGTAACTGGGAAATCAGATATGTTTGGTGCTGCTGAAGGTAAAAACGTAATCTTCATTAATGCCGAATCATTACAACAATTCGTTATTAACAATGAAGTGAATGGGGAAGAGGTAACACCTTTCCTGAATAGTCTTACAGATGATGAAGATACGTATTATTTTGAGAATTTCTATGAGCAGACAGGTCAGGGAAACACATCTGATTCTGAGTTCCTGATCGAAAATTCGCTTTATCCACTATCAAGAGGGGCAGTTTTCTTTACTCATGGCGGCAATGAATATCACGCCCTTCCAGAAATAATTAAAGAAGAGGGATATACATCATCCGTACTCCATGCGAACAACAAAAGCTTCTGGAATCGAGATGGCATGTATAAAAGTTTAAATATCGACAATTTTTATGATGAAGCAGCTTATGAAATAACACCTGAAAATTCAGTTGGATGGGGTTTAAAGGATAAGCCATTCTTTGAACAGTCCATAAAATACTTGCAATCAATGGAACAGCCATTCTACACGAAATTTATTACCCTAACAAATCATTTTCCATTTGAGTTAGGTGAAGAAGATCAGTCTATTGATCCATATGATTCAAATTCGAATACACTGAATAACTATTTTCCGGCTGTAAGGTATATGGATGAAGCACTGGAAGATTTCTTCGATCAGCTGAAAGAAGCTGGTATTTATGAAGATTCCATCATTATAATTATGGGGGACCATATTGGAATAAGTGCGAATCATAACCGTGCGATGAGTATGTACCTTGATAAAGAAGAAATAACGCCTTACGATCAAGTTCAGCTGCAAAGAGTTCCAATGTTTATCCATATTCCTGGAGATGGAAATGGGAAGGTAATGTCAGAAGTAACTGGTCAAATTGATATGAAACCAACGATTCTTAGTCTGTTGGGTATTGAGGCAGAAGATGATCTTTATTTCGGAAATGATGTATTTTCGGATAATAGAAAAGGATATATTGCGTTAAGAAACGGAGATTTCATCAGTGATGATTATATCTCTACCTATGGAATGTGCTATGATCGTGAAACTGGTGAACCAATCGAGGTAGACAGTGAAGAATCGGAAACAAATAGTGAAGTAGAATCCCAAAATGGTTCTGTAAATGCTTGTAGTCCAATTAGTGAAAAAGTTGCAACAGAGTTATCTTATTCTGATAACCTGGTTTATGGTGATTTGTTCCGTTTCATTGATTTTGATGATAAGGAAGCCGTTAAATAA
- the comGD gene encoding competence type IV pilus minor pilin ComGD — MYRHLNNNQGFTLLEVLFVLVIFSIISVIFPPFQSEIIEKQKDKQFLETLEIDVLYVQNMTYLTTGENVFIRFYQDNYKIIQGSNIITERVYPDGWNVDYRLNSDIRFNGKGTFLYPRTIHITTTYSEYRIVFQFGKGRFYIAKP, encoded by the coding sequence ATGTATCGGCACCTTAATAATAATCAAGGCTTTACATTGCTGGAAGTTCTCTTTGTACTTGTTATTTTTTCCATTATCAGTGTAATTTTCCCGCCTTTCCAATCGGAAATTATTGAAAAGCAAAAGGACAAACAGTTTTTAGAAACGTTGGAAATCGATGTCTTATATGTTCAAAATATGACCTACTTAACTACGGGTGAGAATGTATTTATTCGTTTTTATCAGGATAATTATAAAATCATTCAAGGCAGCAATATAATAACAGAGCGGGTGTATCCTGATGGATGGAATGTGGATTACAGACTTAATAGTGATATTCGGTTTAATGGGAAAGGTACGTTTCTATACCCAAGAACGATTCATATAACAACAACATATAGCGAATATCGGATCGTCTTTCAGTTTGGGAAAGGAAGGTTTTATATTGCAAAACCATAA
- a CDS encoding DUF2626 domain-containing protein — MDRMFRVLAFWTGIFTVMFYVGDMTNTALLFLAQTAFFLTVSYLKLSERMYMYLFGAYCTIFMIGFTWYSEFILVPGFGH; from the coding sequence ATGGATCGTATGTTTCGTGTTCTTGCCTTTTGGACAGGTATTTTTACAGTAATGTTTTATGTCGGTGATATGACGAACACCGCACTACTATTCCTGGCTCAAACGGCATTTTTCCTTACAGTAAGTTATTTAAAGTTATCTGAACGCATGTACATGTACTTATTCGGAGCATATTGTACCATTTTCATGATTGGCTTTACATGGTATTCTGAATTCATTCTTGTACCTGGTTTCGGACATTAA
- a CDS encoding SNF2-related protein: protein MDSIELQKDSAFINDLETIINKDGPFSSWELFSMAFQAELTTSSPSFSGLRALEYLPHVDFLDHQIAVAEQAVEEMHGRAILADEVGLGKTIEAGLILKEYMIRGLVKNALILVPASLVNQWVRELNEKFYIPAVAHRKNYSWKDNPIIISSLDTAKRSANQEEIINTEYDFILVDEAHKLKNHKTKNYQFVRAIKKKYCLLLTATPVQNRLIEIFNLITILRPGHLGNYDSFIERYGKDRSKLEQDPYLKQLIQKVMIRNTRKATKLTESKRKIETLWIDFPEKARELYDDLVNTPIAFSTFSKITYLREICSSREACYMSLSKISEKENNAAILKPLLNKIEELPHHVKAEKVVELIKSIGDEKVIIFTEYRATQFYLQWYLQQHGISSVPFRGGFKRGKKDWMKQLFKDHAQVLIATEAGGEGINLQFCSHLINYDLPWNPMRLEQRIGRIHRFGQEKDVHIYNLVIRNTIEEHILTLLYEKINLFEKVIGNLDDILAELNISSIESEVESIYNESTSAGEVRIKLNNLSSVIQGSKSTAETEERLYGNY from the coding sequence AACTCTTTTCGATGGCATTTCAAGCTGAGTTAACAACAAGCTCCCCTTCCTTCAGCGGGTTACGTGCGCTTGAATATCTTCCGCATGTTGACTTTTTAGATCATCAAATCGCTGTTGCTGAACAAGCGGTAGAAGAGATGCATGGTCGAGCAATCTTAGCAGATGAAGTTGGTTTAGGAAAAACCATTGAGGCTGGACTCATTTTAAAAGAATATATGATTCGAGGCTTGGTAAAAAATGCACTTATTCTTGTTCCCGCATCTCTCGTTAACCAATGGGTCAGGGAATTGAATGAAAAATTTTATATTCCAGCTGTTGCCCATCGGAAGAATTATAGTTGGAAAGACAATCCGATAATTATTTCCTCACTTGATACAGCAAAGCGTTCTGCAAACCAGGAAGAGATAATTAATACGGAGTATGACTTTATTCTTGTTGATGAGGCTCATAAGCTTAAAAATCATAAAACGAAAAACTATCAATTTGTACGAGCAATCAAGAAGAAATATTGCCTGCTTTTAACAGCTACGCCAGTACAGAATCGGTTAATTGAGATTTTTAATCTTATTACCATTCTTCGTCCTGGTCATCTAGGAAATTATGATTCCTTCATCGAAAGATATGGTAAAGATCGAAGCAAGTTAGAACAGGATCCTTATTTAAAGCAGTTGATCCAAAAAGTAATGATTCGAAATACGAGAAAAGCAACGAAGCTTACCGAATCAAAACGTAAGATTGAAACATTATGGATTGACTTTCCAGAAAAAGCTCGTGAACTTTATGATGATCTTGTCAATACACCAATTGCATTTTCAACGTTTTCGAAAATTACGTACTTGCGTGAAATATGCTCATCAAGAGAAGCATGTTATATGTCATTATCAAAAATTAGTGAAAAGGAAAATAATGCTGCCATCTTAAAACCACTGCTTAACAAAATCGAGGAGCTTCCACACCACGTAAAAGCCGAAAAAGTTGTAGAGCTAATTAAATCAATAGGTGATGAAAAAGTCATTATTTTTACCGAATATCGAGCAACTCAATTTTATTTACAATGGTATTTACAGCAGCATGGCATTTCTTCCGTACCTTTCCGCGGCGGATTTAAACGCGGAAAAAAAGACTGGATGAAACAACTATTTAAGGACCATGCCCAGGTTTTGATAGCTACTGAGGCAGGTGGAGAAGGTATTAACCTTCAGTTTTGCAGCCATCTGATTAATTACGATCTTCCATGGAATCCAATGCGACTTGAACAACGAATTGGACGAATACACCGTTTTGGACAAGAAAAGGATGTGCATATCTATAATCTTGTTATTCGAAACACGATTGAAGAACACATTCTGACATTATTATACGAGAAAATTAACCTATTTGAAAAAGTAATCGGAAATCTGGATGATATTTTAGCTGAACTGAACATCTCAAGTATCGAATCAGAAGTGGAATCCATCTATAATGAGTCCACCTCAGCCGGTGAGGTACGAATAAAATTGAATAACCTTTCGTCCGTTATTCAGGGATCAAAATCAACAGCAGAAACGGAGGAGAGACTTTATGGCAATTACTAA